The following are encoded together in the Tripterygium wilfordii isolate XIE 37 chromosome 3, ASM1340144v1, whole genome shotgun sequence genome:
- the LOC119993082 gene encoding ankyrin repeat-containing protein At2g01680, producing MESKPMRFIAHQSFFSAVRSGDLETLKRIVEEQTKDESSEGSSSSLVSDLMLLRNGEGETALYVAAENNLQQVFSYLIKFCDVDTVKIRSKSDMDALHVAAKKGHLEIVKELLGLWPELCKLCDSSNTCPLYSAAVQDHLEVVNVILDTDVSSMWIVRKNGKTALHTAARYGLLRIVKTLVERDPRIVSIKDKKGQTALHMAVKGQDPSVVEEILLADHSILNERDKKGNTAVHIATRKSRPLILSLLLSYTSIEVNAINNHRETAMDLADKLPYGESSLEIKEVLAEAGAKHARHVDRVDEAMEFKRTVSDIKHEVHSQLIQNEKTNRRVSGIAKELRKLHREAVQNTTNSITVVAVLFASIAFIAIFNLPGLYKDEGPEVGRARIADNVGFRVFCLLNATSLFISLAVVVVQITLVAWDTSAQKKVVSVVNKLMWAACACTCGAFLSIAFVVVGKHGSWMAITITLMGAPLLVGTLASMCYFVFRQHFGTFRSDSQRRIKRASGSKSFSWSYSANISDIDDYNSDMEKIIAL from the exons ATGGAGTCAAAGCCTATGCGTTTCATAGCCCACCAATCTTTCTTTTCGGCGGTCCGATCCGGCGACCTCGAGACCCTTAAGCGGATTGTGGAGGAGCAAACCAAAGATGAATCGTCCGAagggtcttcttcttctttggtatCTGATCTAATGCTCCTGCGGAACGGTGAAGGGGAGACAGCCCTCTACGTAGCTGCTGAGAACAATCTTCAACAAGTGTTTAGTTACTTGATCAAGTTTTGTGATGTTGACACTGTTAAGATCAGGTCCAAGTCTGATATGGATGCGCTTCATGTTGCTGCTAAGAAAGGCCATTTGG AGATTGTCAAGGAGCTACTGGGCTTGTGGCCTGAGCTTTGCAAGTTGTGTGACTCCTCCAATACTTGCCCCCTTTATTCTGCGGCTGTTCAAGATCATTTGGAGGTTGTAAATGTCATCTTGGACACAGATGTTAGCTCAATGTGGATTgtaagaaaaaatggaaaaactGCATTGCACACAGCTGCAAGGTATGGCCTTTTGAGAATAGTGAAGACACTTGTTGAACGAGATCCGAGGATTGTATCCATCAAGGATAAAAAAGGTCAAACTGCACTCCATATGGCAGTCAAGGGTCAGGATCCTTCCGTGGTAGAGGAAATACTACTTGCTGATCACTCAATTCTGAATGAACGTGACAAGAAGGGCAATACAGCAGTGCATATAGCCACAAGGAAATCTCGGCCACTG ATATTAAGCCTTTTGCTCAGTTATACATCTATTGAGGTCAATGCCATCAATAATCATCGTGAAACTGCAATGGATTTGGCAGATAAACTCCCATATGGAGAATCTAGTCTAGAAATCAAAGAAGTTCTTGCAGAAGCTGGTGCCAAACATGCTAGACATGTTGACCGAGTGGATGAAGCAATGGAATTTAAGAGGACTGTGAGTGACATAAAGCATGAGGTCCACTCTCAGCTCATACAAAATGAAAAAACCAACCGTCGAGTTTCAGGCATTGCCAAAGAACTAAGGAAACTTCACAGAGAAGCTGTCCAAAACACTACAAATTCAATAACGGTTGTTGCTGTTCTTTTTGCCTCGATAGCTTTTATTGCTATATTCAACTTGCCTGGCCTATATAAAGATGAGGGACCTGAAGTGGGGAGGGCTCGTATTGCTGACAATGTTGGTTTCCGAGTGTTCTGCCTTTTGAatgctacatctctctttaTATCACTAGCTGTTGTTGTGGTTCAGATAACTCTGGTAGCCTGGGACACTAGTGCTCAAAAGAAAGTTGTGTCCGTAGTGAACAAACTGATGTGGGCTGCCTGCGCATGCACTTGTGGGGCTTTTCTTTCGATAGCTTTTGTGGTTGTGGGAAAGCATGGTTCATGGATGGCCATTACCATAACGCTCATGGGAGCTCCGCTTCTTGTTGGGACACTTGCAAGCATGTGCTACTTTGTGTTTCGGCAACATTTTGGAACATTCCGTAGTGACTCCCAGAGACGCATCAAAAGGGCAAGCGGAAGCAAGTCTTTTTCGTGGTCTTACTCGGCAAATATATCAGATATTGATGACTATAACTCCGACATGGAGAAGATCATTGCTTTGTGA
- the LOC119995049 gene encoding protein VAC14 homolog isoform X2, with protein sequence MAEAHSVTPASVLRNLSDKLYEKRKNAALEVEGIVKQLAAAGDHEKISAVITLLTTDYTYSPQANYRKGGLIGLAAATVGLSSETAQHLEQIVPPVLNSFSDQDSRVRYYACEALYNIAKVVRGDFIIFFNQIFDALCKLSADSDANVQSAAHLLDRLVKDIVTESDQFSIEEFIPLLRERMNVLNPYVRQFLVGWITVLDSVPDIDMLGFLPDFLDGLFNMLSDSSHEIRQQADSALSEFLQEIKNSPSVDYGRMAEILVQRAGSPDEFTRLTAITWINEFVKLGGDQLVPYYADILGAILPCISDKEEKIRVVARETNEELRAINADPAEGFDVGAILAIARRQLSSEWEATRIESLHWISTLLNRHRSEVLCFLNDIFDTLLKALSDPSDEVVLLVLEIHACIAEEAKLFRQLVVFLVYNFRVDNSLLEKRGALIIRHLCVLLDAERVYRELSTILEGESDLDFASIMVQALNLILLTSSELKELRDLLKQSLVNAAGKDLFVSLYASWCHSPMAIISLCLLAQTYQHASAVIQLLGEEDINVKFLVQLDKFIRLLETPIFAYLRLQLLEPDRHIWLLKALYGLLMLLPQQSSAFRMLHYRLNTVPSFNSEQSRRAPSGMAYSQILHHRSSGSQIEDSNINQDGNFNSQNGINFTLRLHQFEDMQRQHRMHEKTQTQSRNNSTLLSKVVPS encoded by the exons ATGGCGGAAGCGCATTCCGTGACTCCTGCCTCCGTCCTCCGCAACCTTTCCGACAAGCTCTATGAGAAGCGAAAGAATGCAGCTCTGGAG GTTGAGGGGATTGTGAAGCAGTTGGCGGCGGCAGGGGATCACGAGAAGATTTCAGCAGTGATTACTTTGTTGACGACAGACTACACCTACTCGCCACAAGCTAATTACCGCAAG GGAGGATTGATAGGACTAGCGGCTGCGACGGTTGGGTTAAGTTCTGAAACGGCTCAACATCTAGAG CAAATTGTGCCGCCTGTGCTTAATTCGTTTTCTGATCAGGATAGTAGAGTTCGTTATTATGCTTGTGAAGCTTTATACAATATCGCAAAG GTTGTCAGGGGAGATTTTATCATATTCTTTAACCagatttttgatgccttatgtaAACTCTCAGCAGACTCGGATGCCAATGTACAAAGTGCTGCTCATCTCTTAGATCGGCTTGTAAAG GACATTGTTACGGAAAGTGATCAGTTCAG CATTGAAGAGTTTATACCTTTGTTGAGAGAGCGTATGAACGTTCTTAATCCCTATGTACGACAGTTTTTAGTCGGATGGATCACTGTACTGGACAGTGTTCCAGATATTGATATGCTAGGTTTTCTTCCAGATTTCCTTGATG GTTTGTTTAATATGTTGAGTGATTCTAGCCATGAAATAAGGCAACAAGCTGATTCTGCTCTTTCAGAGTTTCTCCAAGAAATTAAAAACTCCCCA TCTGTAGATTATGGTCGCATGGCTGAAATACTGGTGCAGAGGGCAGGTTCTCCTGATGAATTTACTCGGCTAACGGCTATCACATGG ATAAATGAGTTCGTAAAACTTGGTGGGGACCAACTTGTTCCTTATTATGCTGATATTCTGGGAGCTATTCTGCCCTGCATATCTgataaagaagagaaaatcagAGTT GTTGCTCGTGAAACCAATGAAGAACTTCGCGCAATCAACGCGGATCCTGCAGAAGGATTTGATGTAGGAGCGATTCTTGCTATTGCAAGGAG GCAACTATCTAGCGAGTGGGAGGCTACTCGAATAGAGTCATTGCACTGGATATCAACCCTTTTAAACAGACATCGCTCTGAG GTCTTATGTTTTctgaatgacatatttgatacCCTTCTGAAAGCTCTATCAGATCCTTCTGACGAG GTAGTGCTCCTTGTCCTTGAGATTCATGCTTGCATAGCTGAAGAGGCAAAACTTTTCCGGCAGCTTGTTGTCTTCTTAGTCTACAATTTCCGGGTTGATAATTCTCTTCTAGAAAA GCGGGGTGCTCTGATAATCCGCCATCTTTGTGTACTTTTAGATGCTGAAAGGGTCTACCGTGAACTCTCTACCATACTAGAAGGAGAATCTGACCTGGATTTTGCATCTATCATGGTTCAG gctttgaatttgattttacttACATCCTCCGAATTGAAAGAGCTTCGAGACCTTTTAAAGCAGTCCCTTGTGAATGCTGCTGGGAAAGATTTGTTCGTGTCTTTGTATGCTTCATGGTGTCATTCACCTATGGCAATTATAAGCTTGTGCTTATTAGCTCAA ACTTATCAGCATGCAAGTGCTGTAATTCAATTGCTAGGGGAGGAAGACATCAATGTGAAGTTCTTGGTCCAACTGGATAAATTCATTCGTTTGCTTGAAACTCCCATCTTCGCTTATCTTAGATTGCAG CTTCTTGAACCTGATAGACATATATGGTTGTTAAAAGCTTTATACGGCCTTCTGATGTTACTTCCTCAG CAAAGTTCTGCCTTTAGGATGCTACATTATCGGTTAAACACTGTACCATCCTTCAATAGTGAGCAATCTAGGCGAGCACCTTCGGGGATGGCCTACTCTCAAATTCTACATCACAGGTCAAGTGGATCACAAATTGAGGATAGTAACATAAACCAAGATGGAAATTTCAATTCACAGAATGGAATTAACTTCACCTTAAGGCTACATCAATTTGAGGACATGCAGCGGCAGCACCGAATGCATGAGAAAACACAGACGCAGTCCCGCAACAATTCAACTTTATTGTCAAAG gtCGTACCTTCGTGA
- the LOC119995049 gene encoding protein VAC14 homolog isoform X1 produces the protein MAEAHSVTPASVLRNLSDKLYEKRKNAALEVEGIVKQLAAAGDHEKISAVITLLTTDYTYSPQANYRKGGLIGLAAATVGLSSETAQHLEQIVPPVLNSFSDQDSRVRYYACEALYNIAKVVRGDFIIFFNQIFDALCKLSADSDANVQSAAHLLDRLVKDIVTESDQFSIEEFIPLLRERMNVLNPYVRQFLVGWITVLDSVPDIDMLGFLPDFLDGLFNMLSDSSHEIRQQADSALSEFLQEIKNSPSVDYGRMAEILVQRAGSPDEFTRLTAITWINEFVKLGGDQLVPYYADILGAILPCISDKEEKIRVVARETNEELRAINADPAEGFDVGAILAIARRQLSSEWEATRIESLHWISTLLNRHRSEVLCFLNDIFDTLLKALSDPSDEVVLLVLEIHACIAEEAKLFRQLVVFLVYNFRVDNSLLEKRGALIIRHLCVLLDAERVYRELSTILEGESDLDFASIMVQALNLILLTSSELKELRDLLKQSLVNAAGKDLFVSLYASWCHSPMAIISLCLLAQTYQHASAVIQLLGEEDINVKFLVQLDKFIRLLETPIFAYLRLQLLEPDRHIWLLKALYGLLMLLPQQSSAFRMLHYRLNTVPSFNSEQSRRAPSGMAYSQILHHRSSGSQIEDSNINQDGNFNSQNGINFTLRLHQFEDMQRQHRMHEKTQTQSRNNSTLLSKETQRQEEPRIMSTASELSKTSSRSSRRGPGQLQL, from the exons ATGGCGGAAGCGCATTCCGTGACTCCTGCCTCCGTCCTCCGCAACCTTTCCGACAAGCTCTATGAGAAGCGAAAGAATGCAGCTCTGGAG GTTGAGGGGATTGTGAAGCAGTTGGCGGCGGCAGGGGATCACGAGAAGATTTCAGCAGTGATTACTTTGTTGACGACAGACTACACCTACTCGCCACAAGCTAATTACCGCAAG GGAGGATTGATAGGACTAGCGGCTGCGACGGTTGGGTTAAGTTCTGAAACGGCTCAACATCTAGAG CAAATTGTGCCGCCTGTGCTTAATTCGTTTTCTGATCAGGATAGTAGAGTTCGTTATTATGCTTGTGAAGCTTTATACAATATCGCAAAG GTTGTCAGGGGAGATTTTATCATATTCTTTAACCagatttttgatgccttatgtaAACTCTCAGCAGACTCGGATGCCAATGTACAAAGTGCTGCTCATCTCTTAGATCGGCTTGTAAAG GACATTGTTACGGAAAGTGATCAGTTCAG CATTGAAGAGTTTATACCTTTGTTGAGAGAGCGTATGAACGTTCTTAATCCCTATGTACGACAGTTTTTAGTCGGATGGATCACTGTACTGGACAGTGTTCCAGATATTGATATGCTAGGTTTTCTTCCAGATTTCCTTGATG GTTTGTTTAATATGTTGAGTGATTCTAGCCATGAAATAAGGCAACAAGCTGATTCTGCTCTTTCAGAGTTTCTCCAAGAAATTAAAAACTCCCCA TCTGTAGATTATGGTCGCATGGCTGAAATACTGGTGCAGAGGGCAGGTTCTCCTGATGAATTTACTCGGCTAACGGCTATCACATGG ATAAATGAGTTCGTAAAACTTGGTGGGGACCAACTTGTTCCTTATTATGCTGATATTCTGGGAGCTATTCTGCCCTGCATATCTgataaagaagagaaaatcagAGTT GTTGCTCGTGAAACCAATGAAGAACTTCGCGCAATCAACGCGGATCCTGCAGAAGGATTTGATGTAGGAGCGATTCTTGCTATTGCAAGGAG GCAACTATCTAGCGAGTGGGAGGCTACTCGAATAGAGTCATTGCACTGGATATCAACCCTTTTAAACAGACATCGCTCTGAG GTCTTATGTTTTctgaatgacatatttgatacCCTTCTGAAAGCTCTATCAGATCCTTCTGACGAG GTAGTGCTCCTTGTCCTTGAGATTCATGCTTGCATAGCTGAAGAGGCAAAACTTTTCCGGCAGCTTGTTGTCTTCTTAGTCTACAATTTCCGGGTTGATAATTCTCTTCTAGAAAA GCGGGGTGCTCTGATAATCCGCCATCTTTGTGTACTTTTAGATGCTGAAAGGGTCTACCGTGAACTCTCTACCATACTAGAAGGAGAATCTGACCTGGATTTTGCATCTATCATGGTTCAG gctttgaatttgattttacttACATCCTCCGAATTGAAAGAGCTTCGAGACCTTTTAAAGCAGTCCCTTGTGAATGCTGCTGGGAAAGATTTGTTCGTGTCTTTGTATGCTTCATGGTGTCATTCACCTATGGCAATTATAAGCTTGTGCTTATTAGCTCAA ACTTATCAGCATGCAAGTGCTGTAATTCAATTGCTAGGGGAGGAAGACATCAATGTGAAGTTCTTGGTCCAACTGGATAAATTCATTCGTTTGCTTGAAACTCCCATCTTCGCTTATCTTAGATTGCAG CTTCTTGAACCTGATAGACATATATGGTTGTTAAAAGCTTTATACGGCCTTCTGATGTTACTTCCTCAG CAAAGTTCTGCCTTTAGGATGCTACATTATCGGTTAAACACTGTACCATCCTTCAATAGTGAGCAATCTAGGCGAGCACCTTCGGGGATGGCCTACTCTCAAATTCTACATCACAGGTCAAGTGGATCACAAATTGAGGATAGTAACATAAACCAAGATGGAAATTTCAATTCACAGAATGGAATTAACTTCACCTTAAGGCTACATCAATTTGAGGACATGCAGCGGCAGCACCGAATGCATGAGAAAACACAGACGCAGTCCCGCAACAATTCAACTTTATTGTCAAAG GAGACGCAAAGACAGGAAGAACCACGGATAATGTCCACTGCATCAGAACTGAGCAAAACTTCTTCGAGATCATCAAGGAGAGGGCCGGGGCAGTTACAACTATAG
- the LOC119991707 gene encoding nuclear pore complex protein NUP155, with amino-acid sequence MSSEEEIVMRDVTNAGLVVSDRIGREVAAQVDLEEALEASRYASHPYSTHPREWPPLVEVMDTWELPPVLIERYNAAGGEGTALCGIFPEIRRAWASVDNSLFLWRFDTWDGQCPEYSGEEQAICAVGLAKSKPGVFIEAIQYLLILATPVELILVGVCCSGGVDGTDPYGEVSLQPLPEYTIPSDGVTMTCITCTDKGRIFLAGRDGHIYELHYTTGSGWQKRCRKVCLTAGLSSVISRWVVPNVFKFGAVDPIIEMVVDNERQILYARTEEMKLQVFVLGPSGDGTLKKVAEERNLFSQSQRDSHYGARQSTGQRAPTRSTKPTIVCIAPLSTLESKCLHLVAVLSDGRRMYLSTSPSGGSNGVVGGLGGFNGSHKPSCLKVVTTRPSPPLGVSGGLAFGSMSLAGRTQNEDLSLKVENACYSAGTLVLSDSSPPTMSSLLIVNRDGSSQSSLSGSLGASARSSRALRETVSSLPIEGRMLYVADVLPLPDTANTVQSLYSELEFSGFENSSESCEKASVKLWARGDLTTQHILPRRKIIVFSTMGMMEVVFNRPVDILRRLFESNSPRSALEDFFSRFGAGEAAAMCLMLASRIVHSEHLISNVVAEKAAENFEDPRVVGMPQLEGSSALSNARSAGGGFSMGQVVQEAEPVFSGAHEGLCLCTSRLLFPLWELPIMVMKGSSGSSDYTSENGVIACRLTLGAMQILENKIRSLEKLLRSRRNQRRGLYGCVAGLGDLTGSILYGTGSELAAGDRSMVRNLFGAYSRNVDSNGGGTSSKRQRLPYTPAELAAMEVRAMECIRQLLLRSGEALFLLQLLCQHHVARLAQSLDANLRQALVQLTFHQLVCTEEGDEIATRLISALMEYYTGPDGRGTVNDISGRLREGCPSYFKESDYRFFLAVECLERAAIAFDTEEKENLAREAFDFLSKVPESADLRTVCKRFEDLRFYEAVVRLPLQKAQALDFAGDAFNEQTDLAIREHAIAQREHCYEIITSALRSLKGEASLREFGSPVRPAAAQSALDPASRRKYICQIVQLGVQSPDRLFHEYLYRTMIDLGLENELLEYGGPDLVPFLQNAGRDPLQEVRAVSAVTSASSPISQSGASISTRQAKYFDLLARYYVVKRQHVLAAHILLRLAERRSMNAGDVPTLEQRRQYLSNAVLQAKNASNCDGAGGSSRGVFDNGLLDLLEGKLVVLQFQIKIKEELETIASRSEALPGPSESMQNGSVPNDTSTDDANLANVARDKAKELSLDLKSITQLYNEYAVPFELWEICLEMLYFANYSGDADSSIMRETWARLIDQALSRGGIAEACSVLKRAGSHVYPGDGAVLPLDTLCLHLEKAAQERIDQGVESVGDEDVARALLATCKGAAEPVLNTYDQLLSSGATLPSSNLRLRLLRSVLVVLREWALSVFAHRTGTSATGTSVILGGTFSPEQTTIINKGIRDKVTSAANRYMTEVRRLALPQNRTEAVYRGFRELEESVISPFSYDRF; translated from the exons GGATGGGCAGTGTCCAGAATACAGTGGAGAGGAACAGGCTATCTGTGCTGTTGGCCTTGCCAAATCTAAACCTGGCGTTTTTATTGAAGCTATCCAGTATCTTTTAATATTAGCTACTCCTGTGGAG TTGATTCTTGTAGGGGTTTGCTGTTCTGGTGGAGTTGATGGTACTGATCCATATGGTGAGGTTTCATTGCAACCTTTGCCAGAGTATACGATACCATCTGATGGAGTGACCATGACTTGTATCACATGCACGGATAAGGGTCGTATCTTCCTGGCTGGGCGTGATGGCCATATCTATGAGCTGCATTACACAACTGGTTCAGGCTGGCAGAAACGTTGTCGCAAAGTCTGTCTCACTGCAGGATTGAGTAGTGTTATTTCGAG GTGGGTTGTGCCAAATGTATTTAAGTTTGGAGCTGTTGACCCCATTATCGAAATGGTCGTCGATAATGAAAGACAGATTTTGTATGCACGAACCGAAGAGATGAAACTTCAGGTTTTTGTTCTGGGTCCAAGCGGAGATGGCACTCTGAAGAAAGTGGCAGAAGAGAGGAATTTGTTTAGTCAGAGTCAGAGGGATAGTCATTATGGAGCTCGACAGTCAACTGGACAAAGAGCCCCTACTCGATCCACAAAACCAACTATAGTTTGCATTGCGCCTTTGTCCACTCTTGAATCAAAGTGCTTGCACCTAGTTGCTGTTTTATCCGATGGCAGAAGGATGTATCTTTCAACTTCTCCATCAGGTGGAAGCAATGGTGTTGTTGGAGGTTTGGGTGGATTTAATGGTAGTCATAAACCAAGCTGTTTAAAAGTTGTGACAACTAGGCCTTCTCCTCCTCTGGGGGTCAGTGGCGGACTTGCTTTTGGATCCATGTCTCTTGCTGGTAGAACTCAGAATGAGGATTTGTCTCTGAAGGTTGAGAACGCATGTTATTCTGCTGGAACACTTGTCCTTTCTGATTCGTCGCCACCAACCATGTCTTCTCTTCTGATTGTGAATAGGGATGGGAGCTCACAATCATCTCTTTCTGGGAGTTTAGGTGCGAGTGCGAGGAGTTCTCGGGCTTTGAGGGAAACTGTATCTTCCCTTCCCATTGAAGGTCGAATGCTTTATGTAGCCGATGTTCTACCCTTACCAGATACGGCTAACACTGTACAATCCTTATATTCAGAACTTGAATTCAGTGGCTTCGAAAATTCGAGCGAGTCTTGTGAAAAGGCATCTGTAAAACTTTGGGCTAGGGGTGACCTTACAACCCAGCATATACTGCCAAGAAGGAAAATCATTGTTTTCAGTACCATGGGCATGATGGAAGTTGTTTTTAACAGGCCTGTGGACATCCTACGAAGGTTGTTTGAGTCAAATTCACCAAGATCTGCCCTAGAAGATTTTTTTAGCCGTTTTGGAGCTGGTGAGGCTGCTGCAATGTGTCTAATGCTAGCTTCAAGGATCGTTCATTCTGAACATCTTATAAGCAATGTTGTTGCTGAGAAAGCAGCAGAAAATTTTGAGGACCCAAGAGTTGTTGGAATGCCACAACTTGAGGGTAGTAGTGCATTATCAAATGCTAGATCAGCAGGAGGAGGGTTCAGTATGGGACAGGTTGTTCAGGAGGCCGAGCCTGTATTTTCAGGTGCTCATGAAGGGCTCTGCCTTTGCACATCAAGGTTACTGTTTCCTCTGTGGGAACTTCCCATTATGGTTATGAAAGGTAGTTCAGGTTCATCTGATTATACATCAGAAAATGGAGTAATTGCATGCAGGCTCACTCTTGGGGCTATGCAAATCCTTGAAAATAAGATTCGTTCTTTAGAAAAGCTATTAAGGTCTAGAAGGAACCAAAGAAGGGGGCTTTATGGCTGCGTAGCTGGTTTGGGAGACTTAACAGGTTCTATTCTGTATGGAACTGGTTCTGAATTAGCTGCTGGTGACAGAAGTATGGTGAGAAACTTATTTGGCGCTTACTCGCGAAATGTTGATTCTAATGGCGGTGGGACATCAAGTAAAAGACAGCGATTACCTTATACCCCTGCAGAATTGGCAGCCATGGAG GTAAGGGCAATGGAATGTATCAGGCAGTTGCTTCTCAGATCTGGTGAAGCTCTGTTTTTGCTCCAGCTGCTTTGTCAGCATCACGTGGCACGCTTAGCTCAGAGTCTCGATGCTAATCTTCGGCAGGCACTGGTGCAGTTGACATTCCATCAACTAGTTTGTACTGAGGAGGGTGATGAAATTGCCACGAGGCTAATATCTGCTCTAATGGAG TACTATACTGGTCCTGATGGCAGGGGAACTGTTAATGATATTAGTGGAAGATTACGGGAGGGTTGTCCAAGCTATTTCAAGGAGTCTGATTACAGGTTTTTCTTAGCTGTGGAGTGTCTTGAGAGAGCTGCTATAGCATTTGACACAGAGGAGAAGGAGAATCTCGCTAGAGAGGCCTTCGATTTCTTAAGTAAAGTTCCAGAATCTGCAGATTTACGAACTGTGTGCAAACGGTTTGAAGACTTAAG GTTTTATGAAGCTGTGGTTCGGTTACCACTTCAGAAGGCACAGGCTCTTGATTTTGCTGGTGATGCGTTTAATGAACAAACTGATTTAGCAATCAGAGAACACGCAATTGCTCAGCGTGAGCACTGCTATGAAATAATTACTAGTGCTTTGCGTAGCCTAAAAGGAGAGGCTTCACTAAGGGAATTTGGTTCTCCTGTGAGGCCTGCAGCCGCCCAATCTGCCCTGGATCCGGCTTCTAGGAGGAAATATATTTGCCAGATTGTTCAGCTTGGTGTCCAGTCACCTGACAGGTTATTTCATGAGTACCTATATCGTACAATGATTGATTTAGGACTTGAAAATGAGCTGTTGGAGTATGGAGGTCCTGATTTGGTACCATTTTTACAAAATGCTGGCCGAGATCCATTACAGGAG GTTCGAGCGGTTTCTGCTGTTACCTCGGCAAGTTCTCCAATTAGTCAGTCTGGAGCATCAATCTCAACTCGTCAAGCCAAGTACTTTGATCTTTTGGCAAGGTACTACGTTGTGAAGCGGCAGCATGTACTTGCAGCTCATATATTGTTAAGACTGGCTGAAAGGCGCTCAATGAATGCTGGAGATGTTCCCACGCTTGAACAGAG ACGTCAGTACCTTAGTAATGCAGTTCTACAGGCCAAGAATGCTAGCAATTGTGATGGAGCTGGAGGGTCTAgcaggggtgtttttgacaatGGATTGTTGGATTTGCTTGAAGGAAAACTTGTTGTTCTTcagtttcaaataaaaattaaagaggAACTGGAGACAATAGCTTCAAGATCGGAAGCTCTCCCTGGCCCGTCAGAATCCATGCAAAATGGATCAGTCCCTAATGACACTTCTACTGACGATGCAAATTTggcaaacgttgcacgagataAGGCCAAGGAGCTATCTCTAGATCTAAAGAGCATAACTCAACTCTATAATGAGTATGCAGTTCCATTTGAACTCTGGGAG ATATGTCTTGAGATGCTCTACTTTGCAAATTATTCTGGTGATGCTGATAGTAGCATCATGAGAGAAACATGGGCTAGACTAATTGATCAAGCTCTCTCAAGGGGTGGCATTGCTGAAGCTTGCTCTGTGCTGAAGAGGGCTGGTTCCCATGTATATCCTGGAGATGGAGCTGTTTTACCTTTGGACACGCTATGCCTTCACCTTGAGAAGGCTGCCCAG GAGAGAATAGATCAAGGGGTTGAATCTGTTGGAGACGAAGATGTAGCAAGGGCTTTGCTAGCTACTTGCAAGGGTGCTGCTGAACCTGTTTTGAACACTTATGATCAGTTGTTATCTAGTGGAGCCACTTTGCCGTCTTCAAACCTTAGGTTGCGCCTTCTCCGATCAGTTCTAGTGGTACTTCGAGAGTGGGCATTGTCTGTATTTGCACATAGAACTGGTACAAGTGCTACTGGAACTTCGGTAATACTAGGTGGAACGTTTTCTCCGGAGCAAACAACAATTATTAATAAAGGAATTCGAGATAAGGTTACCAGTGCAGCAAACAG GTATATGACTGAGGTGCGGAGGTTGGCCCTTCCACAGAACAGAACGGAGGCCGTTTATCGAGGCTTTCGAGAACTTGAAGAGTCTGTGATTAGTCCTTTTTCATATGATCGATTTTGA
- the LOC119995575 gene encoding protein FAR1-RELATED SEQUENCE 5-like yields the protein MAEQSIVEPKIGMMFASVDDGWKFWGNYEKATGFGVRKHCTNKNKDGLISKEGHKEEDKRVLGNHRWEVRTGCLAKINVGLDKETGNYVVKALKMSHNHDLEPPETNHMLRSHKKMSEAQAFAIMLANDSGLKPKATYELMSREAGGRLNVAYVMEDQKTYLRSIRKKK from the coding sequence ATGGCTGAACAATCAATTGTTGAACCAAAGATTGGAATGATGTTTGCTTCAGTAGATGATGGCTGGAAATTTTGGGGAAATTATGAAAAAGCAACAGGTTTTGGTGTCAGAAAACATTGTACTAATAAGAATAAGGATGGATTAATTTCAAAAGAAGGCCAcaaggaagaagataaaagagtCTTGGGCAATCATCGATGGGAAGTTAGAACAGGTTGCTTAGCTAAGATCAATGTGGGGTTAGATAAAGAGACTGGAAATTACGTTGTAAAGGCTTTGAAGATGTCACATAATCATGATCTTGAGCCTCCTGAAACTAATCATATGTTGAGGTCACACAAAAAAATGAGTGAAGCTCAAGCCTTTGCAATTATGTTGGCAAACGATTCTGGACTCAAACCAAAAGCAACTTATGAATTAATGAGTAGGGAGGCAGGTGGGAGGTTGAATGTTGCGTATGTCATGGAAGATCAGAAGACATATTTAAgatcaataagaaaaaaaaaatga